A window from Leifsonia shinshuensis encodes these proteins:
- a CDS encoding WYL domain-containing protein yields the protein MSRSPVSPARVPVEERLFSLVLALLATENGLTKSEILSTVQGYRQRYEPHGDNSSLERQFERDKDDIRELGVPLETVEAPEASGNNQLLRYRIPKGAYDLPSDVSFSPEELTLLGLAAAVWREGSLSGESRRALMKLRSLGVEADDPVVGYAPRLRVREAAFEPFSQALERHVMVQFPYLKPGESASRQRTVAPLALVQHQGRWHLQGIDQDALESRTFLLSRVVGPVKLTSRVFDPEQYRVGGEAFAERALLELERIWESNVAEIEVTAGTDAATRLGKRYGDAVPVGADGEPVRLTVNFSDSNILADQLASFGPEVLVLAPEELREQVLQRLEAVVDAHSGATDSGAAHSGAADEGAATGERADG from the coding sequence GTGTCCCGTTCACCCGTCTCGCCCGCGCGCGTCCCCGTCGAGGAGCGTCTGTTCAGCCTCGTGCTGGCGTTGCTCGCGACGGAGAACGGCCTGACCAAGAGCGAGATCCTCTCGACCGTGCAGGGCTACCGCCAGCGGTATGAGCCGCACGGCGACAACAGCAGCCTGGAACGGCAGTTCGAGCGCGACAAGGATGACATCCGCGAGCTCGGCGTCCCGCTCGAGACGGTGGAGGCGCCCGAGGCGTCCGGCAACAATCAACTGCTGCGCTATCGCATTCCCAAAGGGGCATACGACCTCCCGTCCGACGTGAGCTTCTCGCCGGAGGAGCTGACGCTGCTCGGTCTCGCCGCGGCGGTGTGGCGCGAGGGGTCGCTGTCGGGCGAATCCCGGCGCGCGCTGATGAAGCTCCGCTCCCTGGGAGTCGAAGCGGACGACCCGGTGGTCGGCTACGCACCGCGGCTGCGGGTGCGCGAGGCGGCGTTCGAGCCGTTCAGCCAGGCGCTGGAACGCCACGTCATGGTGCAGTTCCCGTACCTGAAGCCTGGCGAGAGCGCGTCCCGGCAGCGCACCGTCGCGCCGCTCGCGCTGGTGCAGCACCAGGGTCGCTGGCATCTCCAGGGCATCGATCAGGATGCGCTCGAGTCGCGCACCTTCCTGCTGTCGCGCGTCGTCGGGCCGGTGAAGCTCACCTCGCGGGTCTTCGACCCCGAGCAGTACCGCGTCGGCGGCGAGGCGTTCGCCGAGCGCGCCCTCCTCGAGCTGGAGCGGATCTGGGAGTCGAACGTCGCCGAGATCGAGGTCACGGCCGGCACGGATGCGGCGACCCGGCTCGGCAAGCGCTACGGCGACGCCGTGCCGGTGGGGGCCGACGGCGAGCCCGTTCGGCTCACCGTGAACTTCTCGGACAGCAACATCCTGGCCGACCAGCTGGCCTCGTTCGGCCCCGAGGTGCTGGTGCTCGCACCGGAGGAGCTGCGGGAGCAGGTGCTGCAGCGGCTGGAGGCGGTGGTCGACGCTCACTCCGGCGCCACGGACTCCGGCGCCGCACATTCCGGCGCCGCAGACGAAGGTGCAGCGACGGGGGAGCGCGCCGATGGCTGA
- a CDS encoding peptidylprolyl isomerase yields MRRVTIGRTSAIVAAAALVAVALTGCSTNPNADCGSALPTGNASNLVQATGKIGSKPKITVPTPLDTTKSERTIITEGTGEKVQRGQVVEIQYTILDGATGEVQQTSYGSGDTYPLALGSGNEALSKGLQCAPVGSRVAVVVSPKDAGGSGATTSGIIVVDIMKAYLPKADGAVRPSQNGFPTVVLAPTGQPGITIPSAGGAPKTVRTEELKSGDGATVKKDSIVILQYTAVGWENKNVVFSSWQSGSPDLVSIKSGQSQLNQALPQGVLDQLVGKKVGSQVVINAPAEGQVPAAAWVVDILGVR; encoded by the coding sequence GTGCGCAGAGTGACCATCGGAAGAACGTCCGCGATCGTGGCCGCCGCCGCTCTGGTGGCCGTCGCGCTGACCGGATGCTCGACCAACCCGAACGCCGACTGCGGCTCCGCACTGCCCACGGGCAACGCGTCGAACCTCGTCCAGGCGACCGGGAAGATCGGCTCGAAGCCGAAGATCACCGTTCCGACGCCGCTCGACACCACGAAGTCGGAGCGCACCATCATCACCGAGGGCACCGGGGAGAAGGTCCAGCGCGGCCAGGTCGTCGAGATCCAGTACACGATCCTCGACGGTGCGACCGGCGAAGTGCAGCAGACCTCGTACGGCAGCGGCGACACCTACCCGCTCGCGCTCGGCTCGGGCAACGAGGCGCTGAGCAAGGGCCTGCAGTGCGCGCCCGTCGGCTCGCGGGTCGCGGTCGTCGTCTCGCCGAAGGACGCCGGCGGCAGCGGCGCGACGACCTCCGGCATCATCGTCGTCGACATCATGAAGGCGTACCTCCCGAAGGCGGACGGCGCCGTCCGTCCCTCGCAGAACGGCTTCCCGACCGTCGTGCTCGCCCCGACCGGGCAGCCGGGCATCACCATCCCGTCGGCGGGTGGAGCACCGAAGACGGTCCGCACCGAGGAGCTGAAGTCCGGCGACGGCGCGACCGTCAAGAAGGACTCGATCGTCATCCTCCAGTACACGGCCGTGGGCTGGGAGAACAAGAACGTCGTCTTCTCGAGCTGGCAGTCGGGTTCGCCCGACCTGGTGTCGATCAAGAGCGGCCAGAGCCAGCTCAACCAGGCGCTGCCGCAGGGCGTGCTCGATCAGCTGGTCGGCAAGAAGGTCGGCTCGCAGGTCGTCATCAACGCGCCCGCCGAGGGCCAGGTTCCGGCCGCCGCCTGGGTGGTCGACATCCTCGGGGTGCGCTGA
- a CDS encoding WYL domain-containing protein: MAERRKPMQAQDKLAFLLALVPYLMDRDRVSVAEAAEHFGVEQDQLRDAVRLIAVSGIPGETNAYQPGDLFDIAWDDFEENDQIVLTHQVAIDDSPRFSAREAAALIAGLQYLTALPENADRDAIGSLMAKLARGASAAPSQLAVARSETDEALATIRDAVLAGVQVEFDYLSSRGERERRRVDPLRIESVDQDWYLRGWDHLRTAIRTFRLDRIDDLVATTEPITYRPGDVKLPETLFTGTPEDLLVTVEVSASAIPLIEDYIPEGAERQERGGVIRTSLRVAHFHGLKRLVAGLSGVLTVLDPPEARQVVAGWARAGVERYRDAAEPGR; the protein is encoded by the coding sequence ATGGCTGAACGACGGAAACCGATGCAGGCGCAGGACAAGCTCGCCTTCCTGCTCGCCCTCGTGCCGTACCTGATGGACCGCGACCGCGTCAGCGTCGCCGAGGCGGCCGAGCACTTCGGCGTGGAGCAGGACCAGCTGCGCGACGCCGTGCGCCTGATCGCCGTCTCGGGCATCCCGGGGGAGACCAACGCGTACCAGCCGGGCGACCTCTTCGACATCGCGTGGGACGACTTCGAGGAGAACGACCAGATCGTCCTCACCCACCAGGTCGCCATCGACGACTCCCCGCGGTTCTCCGCCCGGGAGGCGGCGGCCCTGATCGCCGGGCTGCAGTACCTCACGGCGCTGCCCGAGAACGCCGACCGCGACGCGATCGGCTCGCTGATGGCCAAGCTGGCGCGCGGCGCGTCCGCCGCACCGAGCCAGCTCGCCGTCGCGCGGTCCGAGACCGACGAGGCGCTGGCGACGATCCGGGATGCGGTCCTCGCGGGCGTGCAGGTCGAGTTCGACTACCTCAGCTCCCGTGGTGAGCGAGAGCGCCGGCGCGTCGACCCGCTGCGGATCGAGTCCGTCGACCAGGACTGGTACCTGCGCGGATGGGACCATCTGCGCACAGCGATCCGCACCTTCCGCCTCGACCGGATCGACGACCTCGTCGCCACGACGGAGCCGATCACCTACCGCCCGGGCGACGTGAAGCTGCCGGAGACGCTGTTCACCGGCACGCCGGAGGACCTGCTGGTGACGGTGGAGGTCTCCGCATCCGCCATCCCGCTGATCGAGGACTACATCCCCGAAGGCGCGGAGCGGCAGGAGCGCGGGGGCGTCATCCGCACGAGCCTGCGGGTCGCGCACTTCCACGGACTCAAGCGACTGGTCGCCGGCCTCTCCGGCGTGCTCACCGTGCTCGACCCGCCGGAGGCGCGCCAGGTCGTCGCGGGGTGGGCCCGGGCCGGGGTCGAGCGCTACCGCGACGCCGCAGAACCCGGCCGCTAG
- the tatC gene encoding twin-arginine translocase subunit TatC, translating to MTLAEHFIELRKRLFRSALALLVGSVVGWFLSDYVMNAMRGPITAIATQQGREAMLNYDSITGAFDLKMQVAITIGAIISSPVWLYQIWAFFVPAMTRKEKKYGFGFFFTAVPLFVAGGVCGWLLVPHIVSLLTSFAPEADSAIIGAKTYFDFILKLVIAVGIAFVLPVFLVLLNFVGVLSAKSIIASWRWALILIALFTAIATPAADVLSMFLLAIPMVALYFAAYGVAWLHDRRAAKNQLRLEAELAA from the coding sequence ATGACGCTCGCCGAGCATTTCATCGAGCTTCGCAAACGCCTCTTCCGCTCGGCTCTGGCCCTCCTGGTCGGTTCCGTCGTCGGCTGGTTCCTCAGCGACTACGTGATGAATGCGATGCGCGGCCCGATCACGGCGATCGCGACGCAGCAGGGCCGCGAGGCGATGCTCAACTACGACAGCATCACCGGCGCCTTCGACCTGAAGATGCAGGTCGCCATCACGATCGGCGCCATCATCTCCAGCCCGGTCTGGCTCTACCAGATCTGGGCCTTCTTCGTCCCCGCGATGACGCGGAAGGAGAAGAAGTACGGTTTCGGCTTCTTCTTCACCGCCGTGCCGCTTTTCGTGGCCGGCGGCGTGTGCGGCTGGCTGCTCGTGCCCCACATCGTCAGCCTGCTCACGAGCTTCGCCCCGGAGGCGGACTCGGCGATCATCGGCGCGAAGACGTACTTCGACTTCATCCTGAAGCTCGTCATCGCCGTCGGCATCGCGTTCGTCCTGCCGGTGTTCCTGGTGCTGCTCAACTTCGTCGGCGTGCTCAGTGCGAAGTCGATCATCGCCTCGTGGCGCTGGGCGCTCATCCTGATCGCCCTCTTCACGGCCATCGCGACGCCCGCGGCGGACGTCCTGTCGATGTTCCTGCTGGCGATCCCGATGGTGGCGCTCTACTTCGCCGCATACGGCGTCGCCTGGCTGCACGACCGGCGCGCGGCGAAGAACCAGCTGCGGCTCGAAGCCGAACTCGCCGCCTGA
- a CDS encoding DEAD/DEAH box helicase, translated as MTDQTLSPAERYAASRDRARQPLLETFREGLRFDLDPFQREACASLERGRSVLVAAPTGAGKTIVAEFAVFLAMREANAKVFYTTPMKALSNQKFQEFVEAYGPESVGLLTGDTNINSRARIVVMTTEVLRNMLYADSDLLTDLAYVVMDEVHYLADRFRGAVWEEVIIHLPSEVRMVSLSATVSNAEEFGDWLQAVRGDTDVVVSEERPVPLEQHILMRSKLIDLFDSSGLAATNRVNPELVQMARYGGRVLSSRQMRDVGRYHSKGGRPDSFRMNRADLVALLDDRNLLPAIFFIFSRNGCDAAVKQVLRAGVRLTEKHERDEIREIVEERCRTLLDEDLAVLGYWEWLEGLERGVAAHHAGLLPAFKEVVEELFRRKLVKVVFATETLALGINMPARTVVLEKLEKFNGEARVPITPGEYTQLTGRAGRRGIDVEGHSVIQWEDGLDPQSVASLASRRSYPLNSSFRPTYNMAVNLIDQFGRPRTREILESSFAQFQADRAVVDLARKAMQQEQSLAGYEEAMACHLGDFREYFSIRRELTDLERKGSRIENASNREREQRQQQLAALRKRMKDHPCHRCTEREQHARWAERWWKLKRDTDRLRSQIQSRTGAVAKVFDRVSDVLLELGYLADEDGETVLTVHGRTLKRIYGERDLLVAECLRRNVWKDLDAPGLAAMACALVFEPRRDEGLASERTLPRGAFRPALEKTTTLWSRLDDLEQENRLPGSEPPSTAISLAMWMWSRGSGLDAVLTEADMAAGDFVRWAKQTIDLLDQLSLVAQGNVGRVARQALESIRRGIVAYSSVA; from the coding sequence GTGACCGACCAGACGCTCTCGCCGGCGGAGCGGTACGCCGCCTCCCGCGACCGGGCCCGCCAGCCCCTGCTCGAGACCTTCCGCGAAGGGCTCCGGTTCGATCTGGACCCGTTCCAGCGTGAGGCGTGCGCCTCGCTCGAACGCGGCCGCAGCGTGCTCGTCGCGGCGCCGACCGGAGCCGGCAAGACGATCGTCGCGGAGTTCGCGGTGTTCCTCGCCATGCGCGAGGCGAACGCCAAGGTGTTCTACACGACGCCGATGAAGGCGCTGAGCAACCAGAAGTTCCAGGAGTTCGTCGAAGCGTACGGCCCCGAGTCGGTCGGCCTCCTCACCGGCGACACCAACATCAACTCGCGCGCCCGGATCGTCGTGATGACGACCGAGGTGCTGCGCAACATGCTGTACGCCGACTCGGACCTCCTCACCGACCTCGCCTACGTCGTCATGGACGAGGTGCACTACCTGGCCGACCGCTTCCGCGGGGCCGTGTGGGAGGAGGTCATCATCCACCTGCCGTCGGAGGTGCGGATGGTGTCGCTCAGCGCCACGGTCTCCAACGCCGAGGAGTTCGGCGACTGGCTGCAGGCGGTGCGCGGCGACACGGACGTCGTCGTGTCCGAGGAGCGCCCGGTGCCGCTGGAGCAGCACATCCTGATGCGCTCGAAGCTGATCGACCTGTTCGACTCGTCGGGTCTCGCGGCGACGAACCGGGTGAACCCCGAGCTCGTGCAGATGGCCCGCTACGGCGGACGGGTGCTGAGCAGCCGGCAGATGCGCGACGTCGGGCGCTACCACTCGAAGGGCGGCCGCCCCGACAGCTTCCGGATGAACCGCGCGGACCTGGTCGCACTGCTGGATGACCGCAACCTGCTGCCCGCCATCTTCTTCATCTTCAGCCGCAACGGTTGCGACGCCGCGGTGAAGCAGGTGCTGCGCGCCGGCGTCCGGCTCACCGAGAAGCACGAGCGCGATGAGATCCGCGAGATCGTGGAGGAGCGCTGTCGCACGCTGCTCGACGAGGACCTCGCGGTGCTCGGGTACTGGGAGTGGCTGGAGGGCCTGGAGCGCGGCGTCGCCGCCCACCACGCCGGGTTGCTGCCGGCCTTCAAGGAGGTCGTCGAGGAGCTGTTCCGCCGGAAGCTCGTGAAGGTGGTCTTCGCGACGGAGACCCTCGCCCTCGGCATCAACATGCCCGCCCGCACGGTGGTGCTGGAGAAGCTGGAGAAGTTCAACGGGGAGGCGCGCGTCCCGATCACGCCGGGGGAGTACACACAGCTCACCGGCCGTGCCGGCCGTCGCGGCATCGACGTCGAAGGGCACTCCGTCATCCAGTGGGAGGACGGGCTCGATCCGCAGTCGGTGGCGTCGCTCGCCTCCCGCCGCAGCTACCCGCTGAACTCCAGCTTCCGTCCGACGTACAACATGGCGGTCAACCTGATCGATCAGTTCGGGCGACCGCGCACGCGCGAGATCCTGGAGTCGTCGTTCGCGCAGTTCCAGGCCGACCGCGCCGTGGTCGACCTGGCGCGCAAGGCGATGCAGCAGGAGCAGTCCCTCGCCGGGTACGAGGAGGCCATGGCCTGCCACCTGGGCGACTTCCGCGAGTACTTCAGCATCCGCCGCGAGCTCACCGACCTGGAGCGCAAGGGATCGCGCATCGAGAACGCGTCGAACCGCGAGCGGGAGCAGCGCCAGCAGCAGCTCGCGGCTCTGCGCAAGCGGATGAAGGACCACCCCTGCCACCGCTGCACCGAGCGGGAGCAGCACGCCCGCTGGGCGGAGCGCTGGTGGAAGCTGAAGCGCGACACCGATCGCCTGCGGTCGCAGATCCAGTCGCGGACCGGAGCGGTGGCGAAGGTCTTCGACCGCGTCTCCGATGTCCTCCTCGAGCTCGGCTACCTGGCCGACGAGGACGGCGAGACCGTGCTGACGGTGCACGGTCGCACGCTGAAGCGCATCTACGGCGAGCGTGACCTGCTGGTCGCGGAATGCCTGCGCCGCAACGTCTGGAAGGACCTCGACGCACCGGGGCTCGCCGCGATGGCCTGCGCGCTCGTCTTCGAACCGCGCCGCGACGAGGGGCTCGCGAGCGAGCGCACGCTGCCGCGCGGCGCCTTCCGGCCGGCGCTGGAGAAGACCACCACGTTGTGGAGCCGCCTCGACGACCTCGAGCAGGAGAACCGGCTTCCCGGCAGCGAACCGCCGTCGACCGCGATCTCGCTCGCGATGTGGATGTGGTCCCGCGGCTCCGGGCTGGATGCGGTGCTGACCGAGGCCGACATGGCCGCCGGCGACTTCGTCCGCTGGGCCAAGCAGACGATCGACCTGCTCGACCAGCTGTCGCTGGTGGCGCAGGGGAACGTGGGCCGCGTCGCCCGGCAGGCGCTCGAGTCGATCCGCCGCGGGATCGTCGCCTACTCGTCCGTCGCCTGA
- the tatA gene encoding Sec-independent protein translocase subunit TatA, translating to MFAGLTGWHLLIILAVILLLFGAPKLPALAKSIGQSMRIFKGEVDELKKDGKSDQPADGTAQNTTAQNTAAANPVAQAPVAPTVTPVDPSTEPNPKS from the coding sequence ATGTTCGCAGGACTGACCGGATGGCATCTGCTCATCATCCTCGCCGTGATCCTGCTGCTGTTCGGTGCGCCGAAGCTCCCCGCGCTCGCCAAGAGCATCGGCCAGTCGATGCGCATCTTCAAGGGCGAGGTCGACGAGCTCAAGAAGGACGGCAAGTCCGACCAGCCGGCCGACGGCACCGCGCAGAACACCACCGCGCAGAACACCGCCGCCGCCAACCCGGTCGCGCAGGCTCCGGTGGCGCCGACGGTCACCCCGGTCGACCCCTCGACCGAGCCCAACCCGAAGTCCTAG